From one Coffea eugenioides isolate CCC68of chromosome 11, Ceug_1.0, whole genome shotgun sequence genomic stretch:
- the LOC113751848 gene encoding uncharacterized protein LOC113751848, producing the protein MHKLSVVGICEPKLSKDEVDSIRLRLNFDFVVCNSSGDLWVFFRTPFASQVVGESDQHLSIRWVHPQFPTPIIVSFVHAKCLVPDRQQLWEGLLRDRPAQGSCFTWCNNRLGRARIWKRLDRLLINEECLNFSLSISVSHLVRAPSDHALLLLSFAPKLAYRCRSFRFLNVWPSKERFLDVVKDAWQTEVYGSPFCVIWGKLKNVSRALHLWNRHVFDDIFENIKKGEAVVAAVELRVQSDLSDEAHMELQRAQASLHRLFAVEEQFWSQKARVKCMKHGDLNSRYFHSVVKQRHFRATIHGVMDSRGEWVMDPDEIGQEAVNHFRRLFLADPVSDFQLLYMIPDLSAEIDNVGLKAAPSLEEVKRVIFEMDGDSAAGPDGFSGKFFTTA; encoded by the exons ATGCATAAGCTATCGGTGGTGGGGATCTGTGAACCCAAATTATCTAAGGATGAAGTTGACTCTATTCGCTTGCGCTTAAACTTTGACTTTGTTGTGTGTAACTCGTCTGGGGATCTGTGGGTTTTCTTTAGAACACCTTTTGCTAGTCAGGTGGTTGGGGAGTCGGATCAGCATCTCTCTATTCGTTGGGTGCACCCTCAGTTTCCTACCCCCATTATAGTCTCTTTTGTTCATGCGAAGTGCCTGGTGCCTGATCGGCAGCAGCTCTGGGAGGGCTTATTGCGGGATAGGCCAGCGCAAGGGTCATG TTTCACTTGGTGTAATAATAGACTCGGGCGTGCCCGCATTTGGAAGCGTTTGGATAGACTATTAATCAATGAGGAGTGTCTAAACTTCTCCTTGTCTATCTCTGTGTCCCACTTGGTACGGGCTCCTTCGGATCACGCCCTTCTGTTGCTCTCTTTCGCTCCTAAGCTCGCCTATCGGTGTCGTTCTTTCCGTTTTTTGAACGTTTGGCCTTCCAAGGAGAGGTTTTTGGATGTGGTCAAGGATGCATGGCAGACTGAGGTCTACGGCTCTCCTTTCTGTGTGATCTGGGGGAAGTTGAAGAATGTATCCCGTGCTCTTCACTTATGGAACAGGCATGTATTTGATGATatctttgaaaatattaaaaagggAGAGGCGGTGGTGGCGGCAGTGGAGCTTAGGGTACAGTCCGACCTATCCGATGAGGCCCATATGGAGCTTCAGCGGGCCCAGGCTTCTCTGCATAGGCTGTTTGCTGTGGAAGAGCAGTTCTGGAGCCAGAAAGCTAGGGTTAAGTGCATGAAACATGGGGATCTGAATTCAAGATATTTTCATTCAGTGGTCAAACAACGTCATTTTCGGGCAACAATTCATGGGGTGATGGACTCAAGGGGGGAATGGGTGATGGATCCTGACGAGATAGGGCAGGAAGCTGTCAATCATTTTCGTCGCCTATTTTTAGCCGACCCAGTATCTGATTTCCAACTTCTTTATATGATCCCTGACTTGAGCGCTGAGATTGATAATGTAGGCTTGAAGGCGGCCCCCTCGTTGGAAGAGGTCAAGAGGGTGATTTTTGAAATGGATGGTGATAGTGCCGCGGGGCCTGACGGGTTCTCGGGGAAATTCTTTACAACTGCATAG